The following nucleotide sequence is from Methanolinea sp..
CATGACCGTTGAGAGCGAGTTTTCAGCGCTCTCGGCATGCCTTGGGGCGAGCGCTGCCGGCTCACGTGTCTATTCCGCCACCACTTCCCAGGGCCTGGCCCTGATGTTTGAAGTATGCTTCAACTGTGCGGGCATGCGATTTCCAGTGGTGATGTCTATTGTGAACCGGGCGATGGGTGCACCGCTCTCAATTTGGAATGACCAGCAGGACTCGATCTCGCTCCGCGATTCCGGGTGGATGCAGCTGTATGCCGAAGACAATCAGGAAGCCGCTGATCTCCATTACATAGCCTACCGTGTCGCAGAGGACCATCGCATACTCCTTCCCGCCTTTGTCTGTTTTGACGGTTTCATCCTCTCCCATACCTACGAGCCGGTGGACATGCTCACCAGGGAACAGGCCGACAGCTATCTGCCGCCGTTCAATCCCTACCACCGCCTTGATGCCTCCGATCCGATCAGTTTCGGGCTGTTTGCAGCACCGGACTACTATATGGAGTTCAGGTATGTCATCGATCAGGCTATGCACCAGGCCCGGAGTGTCATTCCCGAGGCGGGAAAGGTATTTTCCGAAATGTTTGGAAGGGACTACACCGGGCTTACAGAGGCGTACCGGCTCGATGATGCAGACTGTGCCATCGTTGCCATGGGCTCGATCTGCGGGACGGTGAAGGATGCAATCGACGAGATGCGGAATGCCGGAAAGAAGGTGGGCCTGCTCAAGATCCGGGCCTTCCGCCCGTTCCCCAAAAAGGAAGTGCAGAAAGCCCTTGCCGGTGTCAGCACGGTCGCGGTCCTCGATAAGAACATATCACTCGGATCCAAAGGCGCGGTAGCTCTCGAGATTCGCGATGCCCTTTACGGGTCGCAGGTGCCGGTTTTCGACTATATCATAGCGCTCGGCGGTCGCGATGTGAGGAAGAAGGATATTGCAGCGGTTGTCTCCAAGGCGGAGGCCGGAGTGGGGGACATCTTCTATGGTCTCCGAGAGGAGGTGCTAAAATGAAGGGCGATGAAGCAGCCTGCGTGCTTTTCGATCCCGGCCACCGTGCCTGCGGTGGCTGTGCGGCTGCCATGGCGGCGCGTTTCATCCTCGAGGCCGCAGGTAAGGATACCATCATCGTCTCTTCGACCGGCTGCATGGAGGTCTTCTCGACCCCCTATCCCGAGACGGCATGGAACGTGCCCTGGATACACTCACTCTTTGAGAACAACTCGGCAGTGGCGTCTGGCATCGTTGCAGCGCTGAAGAAGCAGGGGAGGAAGGAAAAAGTCATCGCTCTGGGGGGTGACGGGGCGACCTTCGATATTGGCATCCTCTGTATATCAGGCGCCTTCGAGAGAGGACACGATTTCACCTACATCTGCTATGACAACGAAGCCTACATGAATACAGGGATCCAGCGTTCGGGGGCGACTCCCTACGATGCCAGCACCACCACAAGCCCGGCCGGGAAGTGTTCGTACGGCAACCCGCGCCCCAAGAAGGATCTCCCGGCAATCATGGCCAACCACGGCGCTCCCTACGTAGCGACGGCCTCCATCGCCTATCCACCGGACCTCAAGAAGAAGATCGAAAAAGCAGTCAACACCCCGGGCCCCTGCTATGTCCAGATCCATGCCCCCTGCTGCACCGGGTGGGGGTTTGAAGCGGAAAAGACCATCGCCATAGGAAAGCTTGCCATTGAGACCGGTCTCTGGGTGAACTTCGAGATGGAAGAGGGGAAGGTTACGAAGGTCAAGAAGGTGGTCCGAAAACCAGTCGAGGCATACTTAACAGAGCAGAAACGGTTCCGCCACCTCTTCAAACCGAAACGGAACGATACCGAGATCGCCAAGATCCAAGCTATCGCCGACCGGAATGCCGAGAAGTTCGGGATCGATATCAAACTGAAAGACGTGAAAAGTCGCTGAAAACCGGTGTCGGGACACTTCAAGGGAGAATGAAGGGTGGAGGAACGGTGCGGACTGGTTCCCGCTTCATTCCTCACCACAAACCAGGGACCGCTGCTGCACGAAAGTGCAGGCCTCTTGCCAATCTCCCTTGAAGACAGCTCATCTGTCATGAAAATCTGGGAAGTCAGGTTCCCGGATTTCCTTTTTTTTTGAAAGATCGGTTCCCTCAACAATCCGGGTAACTTGGTTTTAACCAACAATTCGAGAGCAGCAGAAGCAGAAATTGAGTCAATCCCCCGTGGATTCGGTAAGAGGAGGGATGGTCAATACCAGTTCTAAAAACAACCATTTTTGGTTTCTTCGGTCTGCAATAATTTGGGGATGCATTTTTTCTTCAAATTATGTAATTCTCCTCAAAGTACGATCATTTTTACGCTTTTATCGTTATCCTTTCTGGCAATTCGATTTCAATTCAAGTGCACATTTGGGATCCAATGGTGCAAGATAGCATGGTATTGGTTTGAGGACTGTTTCATTCAAAAAAAGTTCTGCAACGATTCGTTGAACGGTAATCCTGGGAGGGGGGAAAGGATCCTGGACAAGTTAAGTTTTTCATCGCTTCGGTGTGTTTCATGCAGGTTTTTTATGATCTCCGAAGGCGGCTCAAGGCTCCTTCACTTGCTATCTGGATCATTGTATCAGGATCATGAAGTGCCCGTGATATCGGCCCGATGGCGCGTTTATCCCCGATTCTCCCGAGAGACCAGATGGAGAGCATCCTGACATTTTGGTCGTCGTCATACAATCGGGCGATCAGTGGATTCACCGCATCCCCACCACAGCTTCCCAATGCCCGTGCAGCTCTCCACCGTATTTCGATCTCCCGGTGGCGGAGAAGCTTCAGTAATTCATCCATCGACAGGTTTTCAATATCCATGTATGACATGTCATTTACCCCCTCGGACGTGGTGCATGTCAGCACTGTGCATGATAAATTATGAACTATTAAAGGTATTCCTGATGAAACTCCATCACCCGTGGCATCATTGAACGGCGGTGACGGATATATCGTGTATTTTAAGGCAGGAATGCTAAACCAGATTAAAAAGCCGTCTAAGTCGAAAGAAACACCCCGAACCCTGTAACCCCCGGGGATATCCTTTCGTGGATCATAAGAAACAGAGTTATTTCTTT
It contains:
- a CDS encoding pyruvate ferredoxin oxidoreductase, which produces MKGDEAACVLFDPGHRACGGCAAAMAARFILEAAGKDTIIVSSTGCMEVFSTPYPETAWNVPWIHSLFENNSAVASGIVAALKKQGRKEKVIALGGDGATFDIGILCISGAFERGHDFTYICYDNEAYMNTGIQRSGATPYDASTTTSPAGKCSYGNPRPKKDLPAIMANHGAPYVATASIAYPPDLKKKIEKAVNTPGPCYVQIHAPCCTGWGFEAEKTIAIGKLAIETGLWVNFEMEEGKVTKVKKVVRKPVEAYLTEQKRFRHLFKPKRNDTEIAKIQAIADRNAEKFGIDIKLKDVKSR
- the porA gene encoding pyruvate ferredoxin oxidoreductase: MLEIMEGSHAVARSVGLCRPEVIAAYPITPQTHIVEALADMVADCSIDAEYMTVESEFSALSACLGASAAGSRVYSATTSQGLALMFEVCFNCAGMRFPVVMSIVNRAMGAPLSIWNDQQDSISLRDSGWMQLYAEDNQEAADLHYIAYRVAEDHRILLPAFVCFDGFILSHTYEPVDMLTREQADSYLPPFNPYHRLDASDPISFGLFAAPDYYMEFRYVIDQAMHQARSVIPEAGKVFSEMFGRDYTGLTEAYRLDDADCAIVAMGSICGTVKDAIDEMRNAGKKVGLLKIRAFRPFPKKEVQKALAGVSTVAVLDKNISLGSKGAVALEIRDALYGSQVPVFDYIIALGGRDVRKKDIAAVVSKAEAGVGDIFYGLREEVLK
- a CDS encoding HEAT repeat domain-containing protein; protein product: MSYMDIENLSMDELLKLLRHREIEIRWRAARALGSCGGDAVNPLIARLYDDDQNVRMLSIWSLGRIGDKRAIGPISRALHDPDTMIQIASEGALSRLRRS